The stretch of DNA ACGGTGTTGAAGTTATGAAAGTCGCGCCCGGCAGCGCCCAGGATCACGACCCGGCGACGGCTCATCCGATCATCACCGACTGCCCGCCGTCGACCGGCAGGCACACGCCGGTGATGAAGCGCGCCTCGTCGGAAGCGAGGAACAGGGCCCGCGCGTTCGCCACCGTCCCAGGCCGAGCCCATCTGGCGGCCGAGCGGCGCGCTGGCATTGCGCTGTTCGATGAGCTTAGCG from Pseudomonadota bacterium encodes:
- a CDS encoding SDR family oxidoreductase, producing the protein LSSSNSAMPARRSAARWARPGTVANARALFLASDEARFITGVCLPVDGGQSVMIG